From the genome of Pantoea alfalfae, one region includes:
- the ompC gene encoding porin OmpC translates to MKRRVLSLVIHALLVAAGSANAAEIYNKDGNKLDLFGKVDGLHYFSDNDSSDGDQSYVRFGFKGETEISDQLTGYGQWEYQAALNNAESEGTADSFTRVGFAGVKFGDAGSFDYGRNYGVAYDIGAWTDVLPEFGGDTYGADNFMYQRGNGMATYRNNNFFGLVDGWNFAVQYQGKNGNNTESANGRDVLGQNGDGWGLSTTYDLGQGFGIGAAAFQSDRTNDQNSATSGILGRGDKAEVYTGGLKYDANNVYLAAMYSRAYNATRFGDSSDASSAYGYADKADNWELVAQYQFDFGLRPSLAYVTSRGTDVQNWGKQNLKKYIDVGATYYFNKNMSTYVDYQINLLDDNAFTDAAGINTDDVVALGLVYQF, encoded by the coding sequence GCGTTCTCTCCCTGGTGATCCATGCATTGCTGGTTGCAGCAGGATCAGCAAACGCAGCTGAAATCTATAACAAAGACGGCAACAAATTAGACCTCTTCGGTAAAGTTGACGGTCTGCACTACTTCTCTGACAACGACAGCTCTGACGGCGACCAATCCTACGTGCGCTTCGGCTTCAAAGGCGAAACCGAAATCAGCGATCAACTGACCGGTTACGGTCAGTGGGAATATCAGGCTGCGCTGAACAACGCCGAGTCTGAAGGCACTGCTGATAGTTTCACGCGTGTCGGCTTTGCCGGGGTAAAATTTGGGGATGCGGGCTCGTTCGACTACGGTCGTAACTACGGCGTAGCTTACGATATCGGCGCATGGACCGACGTGCTGCCCGAGTTTGGTGGCGATACCTATGGCGCAGATAACTTTATGTATCAGCGTGGCAACGGCATGGCGACCTACCGCAATAATAACTTCTTTGGTCTGGTGGATGGCTGGAACTTCGCCGTGCAGTATCAGGGCAAGAATGGCAACAACACCGAATCTGCAAATGGCCGTGACGTACTGGGTCAGAATGGCGACGGCTGGGGTCTGAGCACCACGTATGATCTGGGTCAGGGCTTTGGCATTGGTGCCGCGGCTTTCCAGTCTGACCGTACCAACGATCAGAACAGCGCGACATCAGGTATTCTTGGCCGCGGCGATAAAGCGGAAGTGTACACGGGCGGTCTGAAATATGACGCAAACAATGTCTATCTGGCCGCGATGTACTCGCGTGCTTACAATGCGACCCGCTTTGGTGACAGCAGTGACGCCTCTTCAGCTTACGGCTATGCGGATAAAGCGGATAACTGGGAACTGGTTGCACAGTATCAGTTCGACTTCGGCCTGCGTCCATCCCTGGCCTATGTCACCTCACGCGGCACCGATGTTCAGAACTGGGGCAAACAGAATCTGAAAAAATATATCGATGTTGGCGCGACCTACTACTTCAACAAAAACATGTCTACCTATGTTGATTACCAGATCAACCTGCTGGACGACAACGCGTTCACCGACGCAGCCGGTATCAATACCGACGACGTGGTGGCACTGGGTCTGGTTTACCAGTTCTAA
- a CDS encoding response regulator: protein MIYAILVMALGLFIYGSYKVVEQRRHRHMTPSRPRH, encoded by the coding sequence ATGATTTATGCGATTCTCGTTATGGCCCTGGGCCTGTTTATTTACGGAAGTTATAAAGTGGTCGAACAGCGTCGTCATCGTCATATGACACCTTCACGGCCGCGCCATTAA
- the apbE gene encoding FAD:protein FMN transferase ApbE: MRSQINLLFIVTLVLMLAACDKPAATTALVLEGKTMGTVWRVSLAGVEIERKAELQQRIQRQLDADDAELSTWKADSVLSRFNQSRDLSPWAVSENMADIVTTSLRIGRKTGGAMDITVGPLVNLWGFGPTRQPAHTPDAAQIATARAQTGLQHLRVVQGADAQWLQKDLPDLYVDLSTVGEGFATDHLARLMEQLGINNYLVSVGGAVLSRGLNAQQQPWRVAIQKPTDRENAVQARVDLQGHGISTSGSYRNYYELDGKRISHVIDPVTGRPIEHKLVSATVIATTALEADGWDTGLMVLGTEKAKALAIKEHLAVYLISKQGDKFVSWMSPQFAAFLIPEKSGEP; the protein is encoded by the coding sequence ATGCGTTCTCAGATTAATCTGCTGTTTATAGTGACGTTAGTACTGATGTTAGCAGCCTGCGATAAGCCAGCAGCAACAACCGCACTGGTACTGGAAGGAAAAACGATGGGAACCGTCTGGCGTGTGAGCCTGGCGGGTGTGGAGATCGAACGTAAAGCGGAGCTGCAGCAGCGCATCCAGCGGCAGCTGGATGCGGACGATGCTGAACTCTCAACCTGGAAAGCCGATTCCGTGTTATCACGCTTCAATCAGAGCCGGGATCTGTCACCGTGGGCAGTAAGTGAAAACATGGCGGATATTGTCACCACCTCACTGCGAATTGGCCGTAAAACCGGCGGGGCGATGGATATTACTGTCGGGCCACTGGTTAACTTATGGGGTTTTGGCCCGACCAGACAGCCAGCTCATACGCCGGATGCTGCACAGATCGCCACCGCCCGGGCGCAGACCGGGTTGCAGCATCTGCGGGTGGTGCAGGGTGCAGACGCGCAGTGGCTGCAGAAAGATCTGCCTGACCTTTATGTCGATCTCTCAACAGTGGGCGAGGGCTTCGCAACCGATCATCTGGCGCGCCTGATGGAGCAACTCGGCATCAACAACTATCTGGTGTCGGTCGGGGGCGCGGTGCTGAGTCGTGGTCTGAATGCGCAGCAGCAGCCGTGGCGCGTAGCGATTCAGAAACCGACCGATCGCGAAAATGCGGTTCAGGCGCGCGTTGATCTGCAGGGACACGGTATCAGCACATCCGGCAGCTATCGCAACTATTATGAACTGGATGGCAAGCGCATTTCTCATGTGATCGATCCCGTTACCGGACGGCCCATTGAGCATAAACTGGTTTCCGCCACGGTGATCGCCACTACGGCACTGGAAGCCGACGGCTGGGATACCGGATTGATGGTACTCGGTACCGAAAAAGCCAAAGCGCTGGCGATAAAAGAGCATCTGGCGGTCTATCTGATCAGTAAGCAGGGCGATAAATTTGTCAGCTGGATGTCGCCGCAGTTTGCTGCTTTCCTGATCCCCGAAAAATCCGGAGAACCCTGA
- the alkB gene encoding DNA oxidative demethylase AlkB has product MLDLFSEEHPWQEPLAEGAMILRRRAREDAEALYQQILTIAEQNPFAHRITPGGHRMSVAMTNCGDFGWSVDSRGYNYQQQDNLNGRKWPPMPPLFRTLAQQAASEAGFADFNPDACLLNRYEPGAKLTLHQDKDEKDLRQPIVSVSLGLPAVFQFGGFERGDTTQRVLLEHGDIVVWGGPSRLRYHGILPLKPGVHPLAGPWRYNLTFRRAF; this is encoded by the coding sequence ATGTTAGATCTTTTTAGTGAAGAGCACCCCTGGCAGGAGCCGCTGGCTGAAGGTGCCATGATCCTGCGGCGTCGCGCGCGCGAAGATGCAGAAGCGCTTTATCAACAGATCCTGACAATTGCGGAACAGAACCCGTTTGCCCATCGCATTACGCCCGGCGGTCATCGCATGTCGGTGGCGATGACCAATTGCGGCGATTTTGGCTGGTCGGTGGATTCACGTGGCTACAATTATCAGCAGCAGGACAACCTCAACGGACGTAAATGGCCACCAATGCCGCCGCTGTTTCGTACTCTGGCACAGCAGGCAGCATCAGAGGCAGGATTTGCTGATTTTAATCCGGATGCCTGCCTGCTTAATCGCTATGAACCGGGCGCGAAGCTGACACTGCATCAGGATAAAGATGAGAAAGATTTGCGCCAGCCTATCGTTTCGGTGTCGCTGGGCTTGCCTGCGGTTTTCCAGTTTGGTGGCTTCGAGCGTGGTGACACAACTCAGCGTGTGCTGCTGGAACACGGTGATATTGTGGTATGGGGCGGGCCGTCGCGCCTGCGCTACCACGGCATTCTGCCGCTGAAGCCAGGCGTTCATCCGCTGGCCGGTCCCTGGCGTTATAACCTGACGTTTCGCCGCGCCTTTTGA
- a CDS encoding multidrug ABC transporter permease/ATP-binding protein, with protein MTLLSVVFRQFRWPFIGVIALTLLSAVLGIGMIAFINREMIVAINTSFAVLPQFLLQLVVLMAVTLASQLALTMLGHQFVWRLRGEFIKRILDSRVERIEQLGSAQLLAGLTSDVRAITLAFVRLPELFQGVIITLGSALYLAWLSPKMLLVTSLWLGVTLVGGWMLVSRVYQHMAKLREIEDNLYRDYQTVIEGRKELQLNRSRAQQVYDTVYQEDARAWRHHIVRADTYHLSAVNWSNIMTLGAIGMVFFMANSLGWANTAVAATFSLTLLFLRTPLLSAVGALPTLLSAQVAFRKLNAFDLAPYQPGFHAPSPVSDWQTLELRDVSFHYGDNGFQVGPINLTLRRGELVFLIGGNGSGKSTLAMLLTGLYQPQSGTLLLDGKAITAEELDVWRSQFSAVFTDLHLFDRLIGREGVAANPALVQQWLERLKMQDKLKIEGNKVLNLRLSKGQSKRLALLLAVAEERDVLLLDEWAADQDPHFRRIFYRELLPWLQQAGKTVFAISHDDHYFIHADRLLEMREGQLTELTGNERDLATLDSVKRTDTGL; from the coding sequence ATGACGTTGTTAAGCGTTGTTTTTCGCCAGTTCCGCTGGCCTTTTATCGGGGTGATTGCGCTGACGTTGTTAAGCGCCGTGCTGGGTATCGGCATGATCGCCTTTATCAACCGCGAAATGATTGTCGCCATTAACACCTCTTTTGCGGTGTTGCCGCAGTTTCTGTTGCAGCTGGTGGTGCTGATGGCGGTGACGCTGGCCTCGCAGCTGGCGCTGACGATGCTCGGCCATCAGTTTGTCTGGCGACTGCGCGGCGAATTTATTAAGCGTATCCTCGATTCCCGGGTTGAACGTATCGAGCAACTTGGCAGCGCGCAGTTGCTGGCAGGACTGACCAGCGATGTGCGGGCGATTACGCTGGCCTTTGTGCGCCTGCCGGAGCTGTTTCAGGGCGTCATCATTACGCTTGGCTCGGCACTTTATCTCGCCTGGCTGTCCCCGAAAATGTTGCTGGTGACCAGTCTCTGGCTGGGTGTCACGCTGGTGGGCGGCTGGATGCTGGTTTCACGCGTCTACCAGCACATGGCAAAGCTGCGGGAAATCGAAGACAACCTTTATCGCGATTACCAGACGGTGATTGAAGGGCGCAAAGAGCTGCAGCTTAACCGCTCCCGTGCACAGCAGGTCTATGACACCGTGTATCAGGAGGATGCCCGTGCCTGGCGTCACCATATTGTACGCGCAGATACATACCATCTCAGTGCGGTTAACTGGTCGAATATCATGACGTTAGGCGCTATCGGCATGGTCTTTTTTATGGCCAACAGCCTGGGCTGGGCTAATACCGCCGTCGCCGCTACCTTTTCCCTGACGCTGCTGTTCTTACGCACGCCGCTGCTCTCGGCGGTGGGTGCGTTACCGACGTTGCTCAGTGCCCAGGTCGCATTCCGTAAGCTCAACGCCTTTGACCTCGCCCCCTATCAGCCCGGGTTTCACGCGCCATCTCCCGTCTCTGACTGGCAGACACTGGAGTTGCGCGACGTCTCTTTCCATTATGGTGATAACGGTTTTCAGGTCGGGCCGATTAACCTGACGTTGCGCCGGGGGGAACTGGTGTTCCTGATTGGCGGCAACGGCAGCGGTAAATCGACGCTGGCGATGTTGCTGACCGGGCTGTATCAGCCGCAGTCCGGCACGCTGCTGCTGGATGGTAAAGCGATCACGGCAGAGGAGCTGGATGTGTGGCGCAGTCAGTTTTCGGCGGTCTTCACCGACCTGCATCTGTTTGACCGGTTGATCGGGCGGGAAGGCGTGGCAGCCAATCCGGCGCTGGTGCAGCAGTGGCTGGAGCGGCTGAAGATGCAGGACAAACTGAAGATTGAAGGCAACAAAGTGCTGAACCTGCGGCTATCTAAAGGGCAGAGTAAACGACTGGCACTGCTGCTGGCGGTGGCGGAAGAGCGCGATGTGCTGTTACTGGATGAATGGGCGGCAGATCAGGATCCCCATTTTCGCCGCATCTTTTATCGTGAGCTGCTGCCGTGGTTGCAGCAGGCGGGTAAAACGGTGTTTGCCATCAGTCATGACGATCACTACTTCATTCATGCCGATCGGCTGCTGGAGATGCGCGAAGGTCAGTTAACGGAGCTGACCGGTAATGAGCGCGATCTCGCCACACTCGACTCGGTAAAGCGCACCGACACCGGACTTTGA
- a CDS encoding 4'-phosphopantetheinyl transferase family protein translates to MRYPDLPLPPVAGGFILSCHLNHSDPLLAVSHFDPQKYHDALAVEWRIPLPARLQQAVNKRRAEYLASRLLARSVMAELGIDDFILTNAPDRSPCWPAGIQASLSHSSGVVVVAATRQPCAIGVDVEQLMSVTTAQETASLLMNEQEQQLLQTLPVSFSAAATLLFSLKESVYKALWPQLHQPMDFLDAALVSVDFAQQSATLRLTQHFGERFVRGTLLEADFMWQENQVITLVSHRL, encoded by the coding sequence ATGCGCTATCCCGACCTGCCGCTGCCGCCTGTTGCAGGCGGCTTTATCCTTTCCTGTCATCTTAACCACAGCGATCCTTTGCTGGCGGTGAGTCACTTTGACCCACAAAAATATCATGACGCGCTGGCTGTCGAATGGCGTATTCCGCTGCCTGCCCGACTGCAGCAGGCGGTCAATAAAAGACGTGCGGAATATCTCGCCAGCCGATTACTTGCCCGGTCAGTAATGGCAGAACTGGGCATTGATGATTTCATTCTGACCAACGCGCCTGACCGATCTCCCTGCTGGCCCGCTGGCATTCAGGCCTCACTGTCTCACAGTAGTGGTGTCGTCGTGGTGGCGGCTACGCGTCAGCCCTGCGCTATCGGGGTCGACGTCGAGCAGCTCATGTCGGTGACCACCGCGCAGGAAACGGCCAGTCTGCTGATGAATGAGCAGGAACAGCAGCTGTTGCAGACACTGCCCGTCTCCTTCAGTGCGGCCGCTACCCTGCTCTTCTCACTCAAAGAGAGCGTATATAAAGCACTATGGCCACAACTGCATCAGCCGATGGACTTTCTGGATGCGGCACTGGTGTCCGTAGATTTCGCGCAGCAAAGTGCCACGCTGCGCCTGACTCAGCACTTCGGCGAGCGTTTTGTGAGGGGTACGTTACTGGAAGCGGACTTTATGTGGCAGGAAAATCAGGTGATCACCCTGGTCTCGCATCGGCTTTAA
- the yejM gene encoding LPS biosynthesis-modulating metalloenzyme YejM: protein MVTNRQRYREKVSQMISWGHWFALFNILFALILGSRYLLVADWPSSLAGRIYAYTSWVGHFSFVVFAAYLLIIFPLTFVVMSQRLMRVLSAVVATAGLTLVMVDSAVFSRFHLHLNPVVWELVINPDQSEMARDWQLMFISVPLIFLVEMLFATWSWQKLRSLNRRSFGKPVAALFISAFFASHLMYIWADANFYRPITMQRANLPLSYPMTARRFLERHGLLDAQEYQRRLIQQGDPEAVAVEYPLSDITFRDAGTRNNLLVLTVDGLNNATLAKALPQLNQFASENVRFTQHYSAGDTPEKGLFGLFYGISSSYMNGILASRTPSALLGALSTQGYQFGLFSSEGFNPPLYRQALLTDYSLPATNSQPNASTVAQWQNWLEKQNGSQAPWFSWIALNGPDVTGDSAKARQRSYLRQAPAVDEQIQAVLNSLQARDLLKNTVVVITAQRGLALDGNPDSAGNRQTLQVPLVIHWPDTPAQTVDRLSDHQDVMATLMQRLLHVRTNPVNYSQGEDLFAARRRHDWVASSEENKLVITTPQVTLVLNNNGSYRAYDAQGNALKDHKPELALLLQVLTEEKRFIAN, encoded by the coding sequence ATGGTAACCAACCGGCAGCGCTACCGCGAAAAAGTCTCCCAGATGATCAGTTGGGGGCACTGGTTTGCTCTGTTTAATATCTTATTCGCGCTGATTTTAGGCAGTCGCTACCTGTTGGTCGCCGACTGGCCTTCTTCACTGGCGGGGCGTATCTACGCCTATACCAGCTGGGTTGGTCATTTCAGTTTTGTCGTGTTTGCCGCCTATCTGCTGATTATCTTCCCGCTGACCTTTGTAGTGATGTCGCAACGGCTGATGCGGGTGTTGTCCGCGGTGGTCGCTACCGCCGGGCTGACGCTGGTGATGGTCGACAGTGCGGTATTCAGCCGTTTCCACCTGCACCTGAATCCGGTGGTGTGGGAGCTGGTCATTAACCCCGATCAGAGCGAGATGGCGCGCGACTGGCAGCTGATGTTTATCAGCGTGCCGCTGATTTTCCTGGTCGAGATGCTGTTTGCGACCTGGAGCTGGCAAAAGCTACGCAGCCTGAATCGCCGTTCATTTGGCAAGCCTGTCGCCGCCCTGTTTATCAGCGCCTTCTTTGCCAGCCACCTGATGTATATCTGGGCTGATGCCAACTTCTATCGCCCGATTACCATGCAGCGTGCCAATCTGCCCCTCTCCTATCCGATGACCGCCCGCCGCTTCCTGGAACGTCACGGCTTGCTCGATGCGCAGGAGTATCAGCGTCGGCTGATTCAGCAAGGCGACCCGGAAGCGGTGGCGGTGGAGTATCCGCTGAGCGATATTACGTTCCGTGATGCCGGCACGCGTAACAATCTGCTGGTGCTGACGGTTGATGGTCTGAACAACGCTACGCTGGCCAAAGCGCTACCGCAACTCAATCAGTTCGCCAGCGAAAACGTGCGTTTCACGCAGCACTACAGCGCGGGTGATACGCCGGAGAAAGGCTTATTTGGCCTGTTCTACGGTATCTCCTCCAGCTATATGAACGGAATTCTGGCCTCCCGGACGCCGTCTGCGCTGCTGGGTGCATTGAGTACCCAGGGTTATCAGTTTGGCCTGTTCTCCTCCGAAGGCTTTAATCCGCCGCTCTACCGGCAGGCACTACTGACCGATTATTCACTGCCTGCGACCAACAGTCAGCCCAACGCCAGCACGGTGGCGCAATGGCAGAACTGGCTGGAGAAACAGAACGGTTCACAGGCACCCTGGTTCTCATGGATTGCCCTGAACGGCCCTGATGTGACCGGCGACAGTGCTAAAGCCCGTCAGCGCAGCTACCTGCGTCAGGCTCCGGCTGTTGATGAACAGATTCAGGCGGTACTTAACAGCCTGCAGGCGCGTGATTTACTGAAGAACACCGTCGTGGTGATCACCGCGCAGCGTGGTCTGGCGCTGGACGGCAATCCTGACAGTGCCGGAAACCGCCAGACATTGCAGGTGCCGTTAGTGATTCACTGGCCTGATACCCCCGCGCAGACTGTTGATCGCCTTTCTGATCATCAGGATGTGATGGCGACGCTGATGCAGCGCCTGCTGCATGTGCGCACCAATCCGGTGAATTACTCGCAGGGTGAAGATCTGTTTGCAGCGCGTCGTCGCCATGACTGGGTCGCCAGCAGTGAAGAGAATAAACTGGTCATTACCACGCCGCAGGTGACGCTGGTACTCAACAACAACGGCAGCTATCGCGCTTATGATGCGCAGGGCAACGCGCTGAAAGATCACAAGCCAGAACTGGCGCTGCTGTTGCAGGTACTCACCGAGGAGAAGCGGTTTATCGCTAACTGA
- a CDS encoding YejL family protein has product MAQSSRYSDERVEQLLAEMAQILHKDKAPTDLSLMVLGNMVTNLINSDVAPAQRRSLARSFADALQASVRDDNAH; this is encoded by the coding sequence ATGGCACAATCATCACGCTACAGTGACGAACGCGTGGAACAACTCCTCGCGGAAATGGCCCAAATCCTGCACAAGGACAAAGCCCCCACCGATCTCTCCCTGATGGTACTGGGAAATATGGTGACCAACTTAATTAACAGCGATGTCGCTCCGGCGCAACGTCGTTCACTGGCACGATCTTTCGCCGATGCCCTTCAGGCATCTGTGCGCGACGACAACGCCCATTAA
- the yejK gene encoding nucleoid-associated protein YejK, whose translation MSLDIDQIALHQLIKRDENQLELALRDSLLPATNTVNAMVEELHRVYSAKSKAYGLFNTESELAEALRNCRKGNDDFLAFSRAATGRLRDELAKYPFAEGGVVLFIHYRYLAVEYLLIAVLNSQSSMRVNEQLDISSTHYLDINHADIVARIDLTEWETNPESTRYLTFLRGRVGRKVADFFMDFLGAEVGLDTKAQNRGLLQAVDDYCNESELDKQERQNYRQQVYSYCNEQLQAGEEIALEDLSSELPPLGEKTFQAFTQEQGYELEESFPADRSTLRQLTKFAGSGGGLTLNFDAMLLGERIFWDPATDTLTIKGTPPNLRDQLQRRTSSK comes from the coding sequence ATGAGTCTGGATATCGACCAGATTGCCCTGCATCAGTTAATTAAACGCGATGAAAACCAGCTTGAACTGGCGCTGCGCGATTCGCTGCTGCCTGCCACCAACACGGTCAACGCGATGGTGGAGGAGTTACACCGGGTTTATAGCGCAAAAAGCAAAGCCTATGGCCTGTTCAACACTGAGAGTGAACTGGCAGAAGCGCTGCGTAATTGCCGTAAGGGCAACGATGATTTTCTCGCTTTTAGCCGTGCCGCGACCGGTCGTCTGCGCGACGAGCTGGCAAAATATCCGTTTGCGGAAGGCGGCGTGGTGCTGTTTATTCACTATCGCTATCTGGCGGTGGAGTACCTGCTGATTGCGGTGCTGAACAGCCAGTCCAGCATGCGCGTCAATGAGCAGCTGGATATCAGCAGCACGCATTATCTCGATATTAATCATGCGGACATCGTGGCGCGTATCGACTTAACCGAATGGGAAACCAACCCGGAATCGACCCGTTACCTGACTTTCCTGCGCGGCCGCGTTGGTCGTAAGGTCGCTGACTTCTTTATGGACTTCCTCGGTGCCGAAGTGGGATTAGACACTAAGGCGCAGAACCGCGGTCTGTTGCAGGCGGTCGATGACTACTGCAATGAATCGGAACTGGATAAGCAGGAGCGGCAGAACTATCGCCAGCAGGTCTACAGCTACTGCAATGAGCAGTTACAGGCGGGCGAGGAGATTGCGCTGGAAGATCTGTCGAGCGAACTGCCTCCGCTGGGCGAAAAAACCTTCCAGGCCTTTACCCAGGAGCAGGGCTATGAGCTGGAAGAGAGTTTTCCTGCGGATCGCAGCACGCTGCGCCAGCTGACAAAGTTTGCCGGAAGCGGCGGGGGACTGACCCTGAATTTCGATGCGATGTTGCTGGGCGAACGCATTTTCTGGGATCCGGCCACGGACACCCTGACGATTAAGGGCACACCGCCTAATCTGCGCGATCAGCTTCAGCGCCGTACCAGCAGCAAATAA
- the rplY gene encoding 50S ribosomal protein L25: MLTINAVERKEQGKGASRRLRTANRFPAIIYGGSEAAVAIDLDHDSVMNLQAKPGFYDEVLTLSVDGKETKVKVQAVQRHPFKPKLFHIDFVRA, encoded by the coding sequence ATGCTCACTATCAATGCAGTAGAACGTAAAGAGCAGGGTAAGGGTGCGAGCCGCCGCCTGCGTACAGCAAACCGTTTCCCGGCCATCATCTACGGTGGTTCTGAAGCGGCTGTTGCCATCGACCTGGATCACGACTCCGTAATGAACCTGCAAGCTAAGCCAGGTTTCTACGACGAAGTGCTGACCCTGTCAGTTGACGGCAAAGAAACTAAAGTGAAAGTTCAGGCTGTTCAGCGTCACCCGTTCAAGCCAAAACTGTTCCACATCGACTTCGTTCGCGCTTAA
- a CDS encoding DEAD/DEAH box helicase: MSFTLRPYQQDAVNATVAHFRRHQEPAVIVLPTGAGKSLVIAELARLARGRVLVLAHVKELVAQNHSKYQAYGLEADIFAAGLQRKESQRKVVFGSVQSVARNLDLFDSAFSLVIVDECHRIGDDKESQYQQIFNHLRQHNPQLRLLGLTATPFRLGKGWIYQFHYHGLVRGDEKSLFRDCIYELPLRYMIKHQFLVPPERLDMPVVQYDFSRLTAQSNGLFSEADLNRELKQQQRVTPHIIRQIEAFAQDRLGVMIFASTVEHAREILQLLPENSALVSAETPPRERDALILAFKAQQLKFLVNVAVLTTGFDAPHVDLIAILRPTESVSLYQQIVGRGLRLSPGKTDCLILDYAGNPHDLFTPEVGAPKGASDNQPVQVFCPACGFANTFWGKATADGMVIEHFGRRCQGVLEDDEGEREQCDFRFRFKSCPDCGAENDIAARRCHQCDKILVDPDDMLKAALKLKDALVLRCGGMTLEQGRDAKGEWLKATYFDEEGTSVSERFRLQTPAQRKAFEQLFMRPHQRAPGVPLGWQTAADVLALQPLLRHPDFVVARAKGQFWQIREKMFDYQGRYRRANELR; encoded by the coding sequence ATGTCTTTTACCTTACGTCCCTATCAACAGGATGCGGTGAATGCCACCGTGGCGCATTTCCGTCGCCATCAGGAGCCTGCCGTCATTGTGCTGCCAACCGGTGCCGGAAAAAGTCTGGTGATTGCCGAGCTGGCACGGCTGGCGCGTGGCCGGGTGCTGGTGCTGGCGCACGTCAAAGAGCTGGTGGCGCAGAACCACAGTAAATATCAGGCCTACGGGCTGGAGGCGGATATCTTTGCCGCCGGACTGCAGCGCAAAGAGAGCCAGCGCAAAGTGGTGTTTGGCAGCGTACAGTCGGTGGCGCGCAACCTCGACCTGTTCGACAGCGCCTTCTCGCTGGTGATCGTCGACGAGTGTCACCGCATCGGCGATGACAAAGAGAGCCAGTATCAGCAGATCTTCAATCATCTGCGTCAGCACAATCCTCAGCTCCGTTTACTCGGCCTGACCGCCACGCCCTTCCGTCTGGGTAAAGGCTGGATTTATCAGTTCCACTATCACGGCTTGGTGCGTGGCGACGAAAAGTCGCTGTTCCGCGACTGTATCTATGAACTGCCGCTGCGCTATATGATCAAGCATCAGTTTCTGGTGCCGCCGGAGCGGCTGGATATGCCAGTAGTGCAGTATGATTTCAGCCGCCTGACAGCACAGTCTAATGGCCTGTTCAGCGAAGCCGATCTGAATCGCGAACTGAAACAGCAGCAGCGCGTGACGCCTCATATCATCCGTCAGATTGAGGCGTTCGCCCAAGATCGGCTAGGGGTGATGATTTTCGCCTCAACGGTGGAACATGCGCGTGAAATTCTGCAGCTGCTGCCTGAAAACAGCGCGCTGGTCTCCGCTGAGACGCCCCCCCGAGAGCGTGATGCCCTGATTCTGGCGTTTAAAGCGCAGCAGCTGAAATTCCTGGTGAACGTGGCGGTGCTGACCACCGGGTTTGATGCCCCGCACGTGGATCTGATTGCGATCCTGCGCCCGACAGAGTCGGTCAGCCTCTATCAGCAGATCGTCGGCCGCGGGCTGCGGCTCTCGCCCGGTAAAACCGACTGTCTGATCCTCGATTACGCCGGTAATCCGCATGACCTCTTTACGCCCGAAGTCGGCGCGCCTAAAGGGGCCAGCGACAATCAGCCGGTTCAGGTTTTCTGTCCCGCCTGCGGTTTCGCCAATACCTTCTGGGGCAAGGCGACCGCTGATGGCATGGTGATTGAGCATTTTGGCCGACGCTGTCAGGGCGTGCTGGAAGATGATGAGGGCGAGCGCGAACAGTGTGATTTCCGCTTCCGCTTTAAAAGTTGCCCCGACTGCGGCGCAGAGAATGATATTGCCGCCCGGCGCTGTCATCAGTGCGACAAAATTCTGGTCGACCCGGACGATATGCTTAAAGCTGCCCTGAAACTGAAGGATGCGCTGGTGCTGCGCTGTGGCGGCATGACGCTGGAACAGGGCCGCGACGCCAAAGGTGAATGGCTGAAGGCAACCTATTTTGATGAGGAAGGTACCAGCGTCAGCGAACGGTTTCGTCTGCAGACACCCGCCCAGCGTAAGGCGTTTGAACAGCTCTTTATGCGCCCGCATCAGCGCGCGCCCGGCGTACCGCTGGGCTGGCAGACCGCCGCTGACGTGCTGGCGTTGCAGCCATTGCTGCGTCATCCTGACTTTGTCGTGGCGCGCGCCAAAGGCCAGTTCTGGCAAATCCGCGAGAAAATGTTCGATTATCAGGGTCGTTATCGCCGCGCCAATGAGCTGCGTTAA